ATTTTCTCCCCAATCTGCACTTAAATCCTCGAATGTATTCCCACTTatctttgaatttgaatatattgaaCCATTTGCCAGTAAAATCCTTTCAAACTTTCCTAAATTCCATCCACCGCAAATATGTGTTAATGGTTTAAATGAGTTCAATAAGCACTGACTACAAAATACTGATTGACCACATGATGTATAATAATTCGGGTTATTGGCCGTTTTACAGCCAAAGTTCTTGCATTGTTCTTCCGGAGTAAGTCCAAATAACCTAGTAGTTTTTGCATTTGAAGCAAAAGTAAGGTaaaattgagaaaatagccatattaatttgaaaatagcCCACATAACTTCGAACTACTTGTCCATTCTAACCTTAAATAAGgctatttttattcaacTCAACTTTTTGGCAGTccttttattttctaaacTATTCCTCTAGAAAATTTGTGTGCAGTGTGTAAGGGCAATTCAATTTATCTTTGCATCTTATAAAGTAAACTGTTAATAAGTAAAAGTTGTTtttgaaacaaaaataacTAAATCTTTCACTCATACATTACCTattatttcagaaataCCTCTTTTCTTATGCTTAAGTACTACTCTAAATTATATCAGCTATGAGCAACTTTGTGATTTAGAATACTAGAATGGAAAAACTGATCAGATTACTCCTCCATTCAAGGTTAACATTTTCATCATaacttattaaaaatactaATTTTCCCTACATATATTTCTCTCACACATTTCTAAcctttcaattttatttttactcTTTCAATACCCCAAATATCTCAATTATTCCCAtgcatttattattctccACTTTAGGCGCCAATCCTGATAGAtccattcaaaaattaattgcATGTATGGGGAAAAATAGCTTTTCAAAGAGTAATTAGAGCAGATAATGTTAAGAAATGGAAAACCTAGGCCCAACTGATGATAAGAATCATGTAAATGCTGGGAAGGGTCGAAGAGGAACAAGATTTTCTATAATATGGAGGAAGCCTGAAGAAGATAAGGAAAGAACAAATGAAAAAAGAGAACACCATCGATTCTCGATCTGGAATCAAAAGCCATTAGgcgaaaaaaaaacaataaacGCAAAAGCTTCGAATATTGATGCAAAGAATAACGTGGATAAAATTGGCGTTTTCTTGGGTAGAAATGAAGATGAACAAAGTATATGTACGAATCAATtagaagatgaaaaaaGCCAAAGGAATATATTCCAAAAACTAGGAAGTGacttattctttaaaaggCCCAGCAAAGTTTTTGAAGAGAAgaaggaagaagaagaagaggaagatgAATCTGAGACTTGGATATATACAGTGTTTAGGTTTTTCTTCCCAGATTCCGCCCCACTATCCTGGCTCTTCTTTTTAGCATGTTCTTCTATTGCAGCATATGTCAATTATCTAATAGATAACAATTTTTCTGTTAGTTCTGCTAAATGTGCAACAGTTATCTATTTTATGGATGTTGCAACGTATTTGTTCATGATGATTGTCAGGCTGATCATTTTCAGGCTCATTTTGCCATGGTTATGTCCAGAGGGAAGAATATTTGCTGCTCTTTCTGGGACAGCAGATCCTGAACTTATTTACTGTTTATGGGCAGGTCAGATCAGTTTACTTTGGAAATTGCAGTTAACATTGaacaaagaagaaaatggaTATACTCTTCCTCTTTTAAATGATGATTCTGTTATTCCACTTCTCTCAGGATCCATAATTTTGAAGTCAAGATTAATGGTTTTAATTTTTGCTATTAGAAGACTTATTCTTGCATTCATAATGTTCTTCTTTATGCTTGACTTTATTGGATCCATGTCAAAACTATTGGTGGGATTCCTTCTCAAATATCGATTCTTAAGGCTAATTAACTGCAATTGGACTAAACTGCGCCCTCATATTGTCGAAGGCCTTAGGATGATTCCAAACCAGAATAGTCGTTTTTTGTTAAGTAAATTCTCTTCAAAGAATCGTTCTAAAGAGAAACCAATGAATAAGGGAGATTCCATTACTTTACCTTATTTTTTGACAGAAGAAGGaatttctcaaataaagaagaagaaataccAAAATTGGTTGGCAGTTCAATTTGTTAAACAATACTCAGCtctattttatttagaTGATCAGTTTGTGGAGgttaaaaataagaaagatGCCAGAAAGTATGCAAAATTGTTATTTAATGATATGATAGAACATAcaaatgaaattttacTATTCATGGGGAAGTGGAAATATAGGCAAAAGGATAAAAATCACGCAAACTCAGAATTTGGTGAGGAAGCAGAAcgcatgcatgcattcGAAGCCAATGAGGCTAGAAGCGCCTCAGGAGaacatatttttaaagCTTTAACTTCGATAAACATTCCATTATCTTCTCAAAATTCTTCCTGTTCAGTTTCATCTTCTAGTGAAAATGAAAGAGAATCTATCTCAAATACTGAAATGCCAAAAAGTAATCATGACGATGAATCTGCGTGGGATACTTCCATAAAAATCAGTAATCCAACAATATATGAGTCCAAGATCAACCAGCCTGACTTTAAAAGCAAAGATAAGAAAAAAGAGGGGAAGaatgaagaagagaaaactgaggagaagaaaataagtaTTCTTCGTGCAGAAGAATTTAAGACAGTTCCAATTCAAGAAGATGAAAAGCTTATTCAACCATCAGTGTTTACTGGAGGGAAACAAAACTCTGATTTAAGAAAAGGAAAGAGATATAACTCATTTTTCCCAACAACTCCATATGGAGTCTTTAATTACAATGACTTTTGTTTGTTTgaggaagaaaatgataagCCTTTGGCACTGAATTTAGATGTATTAAAGGTATTGTATGGAGAAAATGTAGAAGCATTTCTGAAGAAGATAGACCCAATTGGAAGAAAGGAGTACAATGAGGATGATTGGGTTAGATTATTAGTAACTACATATGAAACgaggaaaaaaatgattaacACTTTAGAATCTCAGGAGGGAATTGCAAAGGTATTTAAACGTATGGTCTCAATAGTACTTTGGTtcttttcatctttattcattctaataataattggaaTTAATGTAAATACTCTGGTTATTTCGGGTGCAGCAGTAGTCTCCTCAATCTCAGTTGCTTTAAATAGGCTTTATAGCAACTTTATAAGCTCTGTTATTTTTGTGGTTTTTGAAAATCCTTACAACCAAGGTGATAGAATTCGAATTAATTGTGGTCCAATCATGACAGTTAGAAAGATCAAAACGTTTTGTACTATCTTTTCAACACTGGAATCAGTACCAATCATGTACCCTAATTACTGGTTAATTGATCAAAgtatttcaaatgaaaGTAGAGCAGTACAAAGTAGTCATATCCTAACTTTCTATATGTCAGACTTAACAAGTCCTTTTGTTTTTGATGCATTAACTAAATCAATAAAACAATACGCAGATGACAGACCAAGAGATTTTATTCCAAACTCAgtatatgtatatattcACTCAATTCAACCGGGGCACTTCATTGAAACAAGAGTCTCTTTTTCTAATGTTAACCCTTCATTTGAATGGGAAAAATTACTAGAGATTAGGACTCCCTTCTATCTATTCATTCTTCATACATTAAGACAGCATGGAGTTGAATATTTCCTCCCAGAGAGTCGAGTTCTTTACAGTACATGGTCTGAGAGGGGAAAAAGAAGATCAAACCAAGCCTTTAAAGATCCTAGACCTTTAATTCCTAACAACTTGGCAAATACCAAAAAGTCTTAATTAATGTGTGGCGAAATAATTACAACTATCATTCACGCGCCTTTCAtagttttttattttatcaatGCTCACACCGGTACTATGCATTAATTTATTACGATTGCATGTATCCACATTATGTGTATAATTGCATGTTTTGGCGCCTAAaccattattaatttctttctataaattaataattaatttggggcctaataattaataaaaaataatataggGATCAGGGAACAGAATTTTTTAGAGAAAAGagtaaaattaaataatttgctTTCCTTATTAAATCAGATTAAGACACTTTTCAGATAAGAAAGTATATGTTTAGATCTTCAATTGTGtttcaaattcaagaataaatttaaagtttttagATCTTTGTTGTGTTAAGAATGTCAACTACAAATCCAACAGAAATTACTACTCAATGGGAGGATCAAATGGTTAAACGGGGAATATGGGCTCCAAGGGAACAAGAGAAGAAGAATGAAGAATTGTATAAAGAGAGAATTGATGCTTTGGAGTCtattaatctttttgaaaatgcaAAACTAGAGAAACTTATTGATGTTGAGGTTGATAAAGACGAGAGTTTTGAAAAGGAACTTGTTGCGATACGAGCAAGAAGGTTGGCATCCTTGAAAAACAGAGCCGAAGAAAACTCCAGATTTGGAGAGTTATACTTTATAAGAAAACCAGATTTTGTGAAAGAAGTTACAGAAGCGTCAAAAGATAACACAACAGTTGTTGTCCACTTGTATAAGGAATCAAATGAGGATTGTCAAATCATAAATCGACTTTTATCTGAGACAATTGCAAAGGAATATGgtaaaatcaaatttgttAAGGGTATTTCTAGTGATATTGTTCCAAACTATCCAGACAAATCATTACCGACAATGATTATATACAGAAATGGTACAAGTATTTCTCAAATCACAGGTAGTTCAAGCTTTAAAGATAAGAACAGGAAGATTACTATCAAGTCAATTTTAAAGTTGTTTGTTCAAAACA
This Cryptosporidium parvum Iowa II chromosome 7, whole genome shotgun sequence DNA region includes the following protein-coding sequences:
- a CDS encoding membrane proteins related to the mechanosensitive ion channel (having plasmodium orthologs, 6x transmembrane domains), with the translated sequence MENLGPTDDKNHVNAGKGRRGTRFSIIWRKPEEDKERTNEKREHHRFSIWNQKPLGEKKTINAKASNIDAKNNVDKIGVFLGRNEDEQSICTNQLEDEKSQRNIFQKLGSDLFFKRPSKVFEEKKEEEEEEDESETWIYTVFRFFFPDSAPLSWLFFLACSSIAAYVNYLIDNNFSVSSAKCATVIYFMDVATYLFMMIVRLIIFRLILPWLCPEGRIFAALSGTADPELIYCLWAGQISLLWKLQLTLNKEENGYTLPLLNDDSVIPLLSGSIILKSRLMVLIFAIRRLILAFIMFFFMLDFIGSMSKLLVGFLLKYRFLRLINCNWTKLRPHIVEGLRMIPNQNSRFLLSKFSSKNRSKEKPMNKGDSITLPYFLTEEGISQIKKKKYQNWLAVQFVKQYSALFYLDDQFVEVKNKKDARKYAKLLFNDMIEHTNEILLFMGKWKYRQKDKNHANSEFGEEAERMHAFEANEARSASGEHIFKALTSINIPLSSQNSSCSVSSSSENERESISNTEMPKSNHDDESAWDTSIKISNPTIYESKINQPDFKSKDKKKEGKNEEEKTEEKKISILRAEEFKTVPIQEDEKLIQPSVFTGGKQNSDLRKGKRYNSFFPTTPYGVFNYNDFCLFEEENDKPLALNLDVLKVLYGENVEAFLKKIDPIGRKEYNEDDWVRLLVTTYETRKKMINTLESQEGIAKVFKRMVSIVLWFFSSLFILIIIGINVNTLVISGAAVVSSISVALNRLYSNFISSVIFVVFENPYNQGDRIRINCGPIMTVRKIKTFCTIFSTLESVPIMYPNYWLIDQSISNESRAVQSSHILTFYMSDLTSPFVFDALTKSIKQYADDRPRDFIPNSVYVYIHSIQPGHFIETRVSFSNVNPSFEWEKLLEIRTPFYLFILHTLRQHGVEYFLPESRVLYSTWSERGKRRSNQAFKDPRPLIPNNLANTKKS
- a CDS encoding phosducin related thioredoxin fold protein, yielding MSTTNPTEITTQWEDQMVKRGIWAPREQEKKNEELYKERIDALESINLFENAKLEKLIDVEVDKDESFEKELVAIRARRLASLKNRAEENSRFGELYFIRKPDFVKEVTEASKDNTTVVVHLYKESNEDCQIINRLLSETIAKEYGKIKFVKGISSDIVPNYPDKSLPTMIIYRNGTSISQITGSSSFKDKNRKITIKSILKLFVQNNVIKNSEITEHSRFEKGSEYSNNYSSSDDSDSDDDNRDNGKCYSSTVFDKMQDRIKYLQKI